Proteins encoded within one genomic window of Panicum virgatum strain AP13 chromosome 1N, P.virgatum_v5, whole genome shotgun sequence:
- the LOC120653925 gene encoding uncharacterized protein LOC120653925, which produces MGQRLSCFHRGSVSRQVHQPDSPAPARVIAADGSLKELPAPSSPLAAVSDVLGLDGQTPVASSFVCNADALYFNEHPPALAPGDLLRPGQVYFVLPADLLGRPLSAADMAALAVRASAALASSGKPQQRRGGTSKKALHVMPVQEYAENDVDLFNETLNELTLGQAGASLMSPAKKGDEKLAAAVERSRLKRALSIIRE; this is translated from the coding sequence ATGGGTCAGAGGCTTTCCTGCTTCCACCGAGGCAGCGTCTCCCGGCAGGTGCACCAGCCGGACTCGCCAGCGCCAGCCAGGGTCATCGCCGCCGACGGCTCACTGAAGGAGCTTCCAGCGCCGTCGtcccccctcgccgccgtctccgaCGTGCTTGGCCTTGACGGCCAGACGCCCGTGGCGTCGTCCTTCGTGTGCAACGCCGACGCGCTCTACTTCAACGAGCACCCGCCGGCGCTGGCCCCCGGCGACCTGCTCCGGCCAGGGCAGGTGTACTTCGTGCTCCCCGCGGACTTGCTCGGCCGGCCGCTGTCGGCCGCCGACATGGCCGCGCTGGCCGTGCGTGCGAGCGCGGCGCTCGCGTCGTCCGGCAAGCCacagcagcggcgcggcggcacgaGCAAGAAGGCGCTGCACGTCATGCCGGTGCAAGAGTACGCCGAGAACGACGTTGACTTGTTTAACGAGACGCTCAACGAGCTGACGTTAGGGCAGGCCGGGGCGTCCCTGATGAGCCCGGCGAAGAAGGGCGATGAGAAGCTCGCCGCAGCGGTTGAGCGGTCGCGGCTGAAGCGCGCGCTGAGCATCATTCGAGAGTAA